One Pseudocalidococcus azoricus BACA0444 DNA segment encodes these proteins:
- a CDS encoding J domain-containing protein, with amino-acid sequence MNDYYELLGLSPRASKADIKAAFLQLCKEYHPDKLPPGTPEKARHLVEEHFKKINEAYQVLSEQETRPTFSRPTDPAWQTQDEPTPKTPPYYRDIFNPQKMNRVSERLEQDCQDIELTYQRRLNEIHQTISRRIGALGIQPGDLKAMTRQGKASIVIFYSLLSLVSLAVVQGILIVIRQAWINRFPILWLLLALLFLLALVGIFAFGFMAVKSGLIPVVSQAIFNQAQQINQELKNATTKANLDRLEAKQLWQRKLRQQIDFYKTIPIYKLTADYVATLDAEHQFLLLQALRERSDFCQLDHSLREVAQITISMGIMNMLFGATTVVKS; translated from the coding sequence ATGAATGATTATTACGAACTCTTGGGCCTATCGCCGCGAGCCTCAAAAGCTGACATTAAAGCTGCCTTTCTTCAACTGTGCAAAGAATATCACCCCGATAAACTCCCCCCCGGCACACCGGAAAAAGCCCGTCATTTAGTTGAGGAACATTTCAAAAAAATTAATGAGGCCTATCAAGTCCTTTCTGAACAAGAAACCCGCCCCACCTTTTCCCGCCCTACTGACCCGGCCTGGCAGACTCAAGACGAGCCAACTCCCAAAACCCCACCCTACTATCGAGATATTTTTAACCCCCAGAAAATGAATCGTGTTTCCGAACGCTTAGAGCAGGACTGCCAGGACATTGAACTCACCTATCAACGCCGCCTGAATGAAATTCACCAGACGATTAGCCGTCGCATAGGAGCCTTGGGGATTCAGCCAGGGGATCTGAAAGCCATGACTCGGCAGGGAAAAGCCTCTATTGTCATTTTTTATAGCCTTTTAAGTTTAGTTAGCTTGGCTGTTGTGCAGGGAATTCTGATTGTGATTCGCCAGGCCTGGATCAACCGTTTCCCAATCCTGTGGTTACTGCTCGCTTTGCTCTTTTTACTGGCCTTGGTGGGAATCTTTGCGTTTGGGTTTATGGCCGTCAAATCAGGCTTAATTCCAGTGGTATCCCAGGCCATCTTTAACCAGGCCCAACAGATTAACCAAGAGCTTAAAAACGCCACCACAAAAGCTAACCTAGATCGCCTAGAGGCCAAACAACTCTGGCAACGCAAACTCCGCCAACAGATTGACTTTTATAAAACGATTCCCATCTATAAACTCACGGCAGATTATGTTGCGACTCTCGATGCAGAACATCAGTTTTTGCTCCTCCAGGCCTTGCGGGAACGATCAGATTTTTGTCAACTTGATCACAGTCTCAGAGAAGTAGCTCAAATCACAATTTCTATGGGGATCATGAATATGCTGTTTGGCGCTACCACCGTTGTCAAATCCTAG
- a CDS encoding glutaredoxin family protein has translation MVHLILYSKPGCHLCAGLVEKLNQIQDLLFELEIRDITTQDRWLNAYQYEVPVLKQMINGQEMPIPRPSPRLSVSQLATHLQKHLIATPA, from the coding sequence ATGGTGCATTTAATTCTCTACAGTAAGCCGGGATGTCATCTCTGTGCGGGCCTGGTGGAAAAATTAAATCAGATTCAAGACCTACTATTTGAGTTGGAAATTCGCGACATTACAACTCAGGATCGTTGGTTGAATGCCTATCAGTACGAGGTTCCTGTCCTCAAGCAGATGATTAATGGCCAAGAGATGCCAATTCCGCGCCCCTCACCCCGCCTATCTGTTAGCCAATTAGCCACTCATTTGCAAAAACATTTGATTGCGACTCCGGCATAA
- a CDS encoding vWA domain-containing protein: MIIQLQASLSDAALPANQASQRQISVSLSAQANQTGPNPPLNVCLILDHSGSMAGQPLETVKKAAQSIVDRMRPQDRLAIVIFDHTAKVLVPNQTVTNPAQMKAKIASVTAAGGTAIDLGMKLGLEQLAEGKKDAISQAFVLTDGENEHGSNEKCLTYAQLATSYNITFNALGFGEHWNQYTLEKIADAGAGLLSYIEYPEQAISVFQALFNRIQSIGLTNAHLEINLGPGVKLADLKAAAQVAPETIELDQQISRLSPSQASIRIGDILVASPRTLLINVYLDPLPSGTHPIAELQVKYDDPAQGLTGLLSEKIPLMIKAEATYQPQPDLEVQKSILALGKYRQTQMAEKKLAAGDKAGAATLLQTAAKTALQMGDQNGATVLQRTATQLQAGEELSQSERKKTLLASKTVLGAPPTP, encoded by the coding sequence ATGATCATCCAACTCCAGGCCAGTTTGAGTGATGCGGCCCTTCCCGCTAACCAGGCCAGCCAACGCCAAATTTCCGTCTCCCTCTCGGCCCAGGCCAACCAAACCGGCCCCAATCCCCCCCTGAATGTCTGCCTCATTTTGGATCACAGTGGCTCCATGGCCGGGCAACCCCTAGAAACTGTTAAAAAAGCGGCCCAAAGTATTGTGGATCGGATGCGCCCCCAGGATCGCCTAGCCATTGTTATTTTTGATCACACGGCCAAAGTCCTCGTTCCCAACCAAACGGTCACCAATCCGGCCCAAATGAAAGCCAAAATTGCCTCAGTCACCGCCGCCGGAGGAACCGCCATAGATTTAGGGATGAAATTAGGCTTAGAGCAACTGGCAGAAGGAAAAAAAGATGCCATTTCCCAGGCCTTTGTCTTAACCGATGGCGAAAATGAACATGGCAGTAATGAAAAATGCCTCACCTATGCCCAATTGGCCACCAGCTATAACATCACCTTTAATGCTCTGGGGTTTGGCGAACATTGGAATCAATATACCCTCGAAAAAATTGCCGATGCTGGGGCTGGATTACTCAGTTACATTGAATATCCAGAACAGGCCATCTCTGTATTTCAAGCGTTGTTCAACCGGATCCAATCCATTGGCTTAACCAACGCCCATTTAGAGATCAACCTTGGGCCAGGGGTGAAATTAGCCGACCTGAAAGCTGCTGCCCAAGTTGCCCCAGAAACCATTGAATTGGATCAACAAATTAGCCGCCTCTCCCCCAGCCAGGCCAGTATTCGGATTGGGGATATTTTAGTCGCCAGCCCCCGCACCCTCTTGATCAATGTTTATCTAGACCCCTTACCCAGCGGAACTCACCCCATTGCGGAACTCCAGGTGAAATACGACGATCCAGCCCAAGGCCTGACGGGATTGCTCTCTGAGAAAATTCCCCTGATGATCAAAGCCGAAGCCACATACCAGCCCCAACCGGATTTAGAGGTTCAAAAGAGTATTCTCGCCTTGGGAAAATATCGTCAAACCCAAATGGCTGAGAAAAAACTGGCGGCGGGGGATAAGGCCGGGGCGGCAACTCTGCTCCAAACGGCGGCCAAAACGGCCCTGCAAATGGGGGATCAAAATGGGGCGACCGTCCTGCAAAGAACCGCTACCCAACTCCAGGCCGGGGAAGAACTCAGCCAGTCCGAGCGCAAGAAAACCCTCTTGGCCTCCAAAACTGTCCTCGGCGCGCCCCCCACTCCCTAA
- a CDS encoding GNAT family N-acetyltransferase yields the protein MTVFKIEKLTRHHAVDEFNCGEAALNRFLSRFAFPNQQASASQTYVGLADTHIIGFYTLVVSEVSYDDAPERCQKGLARHPVPLMLLARLAVDQQWQGKGVGSGLLKDAMYRTLNAADIAGIRALAAHAKNDIARNFYEHFGFTPSPTDPLHLFILLKDIRAILNS from the coding sequence ATGACCGTTTTCAAGATCGAAAAGCTAACCCGACACCACGCCGTAGATGAGTTTAACTGTGGGGAAGCAGCCCTGAATCGTTTTCTATCTCGGTTTGCCTTTCCGAATCAACAGGCCAGTGCTTCACAAACCTATGTTGGCCTGGCGGATACCCATATCATCGGATTTTATACCCTCGTCGTTAGTGAAGTTTCTTATGATGATGCACCAGAACGCTGTCAAAAAGGCCTGGCCCGCCATCCTGTTCCCCTAATGCTATTAGCACGATTAGCTGTTGACCAACAATGGCAAGGTAAAGGCGTTGGCTCGGGGTTGCTTAAGGATGCGATGTATCGTACGTTAAACGCTGCCGATATTGCAGGGATTCGGGCATTAGCGGCCCATGCCAAAAATGATATTGCCCGTAACTTCTATGAACATTTTGGCTTTACGCCATCCCCGACCGATCCACTACACTTATTCATTCTTCTCAAAGATATTCGAGCAATACTTAACTCTTAG
- a CDS encoding type II toxin-antitoxin system TacA family antitoxin encodes MARIATRSEKLDLRLTPSAKQKLYRAAAAANRSVSEFVLESALAQADETLADRSHFGLNAEQWTEFMAVLDRPPQHPPRLKRLLNEPSIFEQNASA; translated from the coding sequence ATGGCACGAATCGCAACCCGTTCTGAAAAACTAGACTTGAGACTGACACCCAGTGCCAAGCAAAAACTTTATCGGGCCGCTGCTGCTGCAAATCGCTCTGTTAGTGAGTTTGTTCTAGAAAGTGCTTTAGCTCAGGCCGATGAGACTTTAGCGGATCGCAGTCATTTTGGTCTAAATGCTGAACAATGGACTGAGTTTATGGCAGTTCTGGATCGTCCACCCCAGCACCCCCCCCGCCTTAAACGCTTACTGAATGAACCCAGCATTTTTGAGCAGAACGCCTCGGCATGA
- a CDS encoding ATP-binding protein: MKPYNPLGSVIQGCLSQGLEIRLHPDISVEEMRVGKFLVIQGLKSRFFCLLTDVSLGTTNPRILANPPAPTNTFLQEVLAGSSTYGMINLAPMLMITQARPTPPPLPTSRNHKRQKQGMPPQSSAEIELLPVKTIPSHFSQVYEATPGDFRAVFGWEDDPHRRNFTIGQPIDMDVPICLDLDRFIERSNGIFGKSGTGKSFLTRLLLAGIIQKQAAVNLIFDMHSEYGWEATCEGKDLRMVKGLRQLFPAQVQIYTLDVDSTKRRGVRDAQELFIGFDQIEVEDLMLVKNELNLSDASLENAIILRNEFGQAWINRLLVMTNSEIQEFCETKMGSKASIMALQRKLTRLEGLKYLRNTTSHNYIGQILAALANGKHVVIEFGSQANLLSYMLATNIISRRIHQAYVRQAETYLQSKNPSDRPRPLVITIEEAHRFLEPGTVKQTIFGIIAREMRKYYVTLLVVDQRPSGIDSEVMSQIGTRITALLNDEKDIEAIFTGVSGGQSLRAVLAKLDSKQQALVLGHAVPMPVVIRTRPYDVQFYQEMGDMAWSDLSTPALLQLAETAKSDLGL; the protein is encoded by the coding sequence GTGAAGCCATATAATCCTCTAGGTTCTGTGATTCAGGGATGTTTGAGTCAAGGTTTAGAGATTCGCTTACATCCTGATATTTCTGTTGAGGAAATGCGAGTTGGTAAATTTCTTGTTATTCAGGGGCTTAAATCACGCTTTTTCTGTTTATTAACTGATGTTTCTCTAGGGACAACGAATCCCCGTATCCTGGCCAACCCACCTGCCCCAACCAATACCTTTTTGCAAGAAGTTTTAGCCGGGAGTAGCACCTATGGGATGATTAATTTGGCACCAATGCTGATGATTACCCAGGCCCGCCCAACGCCACCGCCATTACCCACAAGTCGCAACCATAAACGCCAAAAACAAGGGATGCCGCCCCAATCCAGTGCCGAAATAGAGTTGTTGCCCGTCAAAACAATTCCCAGTCATTTTAGTCAAGTTTATGAAGCCACCCCAGGGGATTTCCGGGCTGTTTTTGGTTGGGAAGATGACCCCCATCGGCGGAACTTTACCATTGGGCAACCGATTGATATGGATGTCCCGATTTGTTTGGATTTAGATCGGTTTATTGAGCGCAGTAACGGCATTTTTGGTAAATCAGGAACGGGTAAATCCTTTTTGACACGGTTGTTATTGGCCGGAATTATTCAGAAACAGGCCGCCGTGAATTTGATCTTTGATATGCACTCGGAATATGGCTGGGAGGCCACCTGCGAAGGCAAAGATTTACGAATGGTGAAGGGATTGCGACAATTGTTTCCTGCCCAAGTACAAATTTATACGTTGGATGTAGATTCCACAAAGCGGCGGGGAGTCAGGGATGCCCAAGAATTATTTATTGGCTTTGATCAAATTGAAGTTGAAGATTTGATGTTGGTGAAAAATGAACTGAATCTTTCCGATGCTAGTTTAGAAAATGCGATTATTTTACGGAATGAGTTTGGCCAGGCCTGGATTAATCGCTTACTAGTCATGACTAACTCAGAAATTCAGGAGTTTTGCGAAACCAAAATGGGCAGTAAGGCTTCAATCATGGCCCTGCAACGGAAGTTAACCCGCCTAGAAGGCCTGAAATATCTCCGCAATACCACCAGCCATAACTACATTGGGCAGATTTTAGCCGCTTTAGCCAATGGGAAACACGTCGTGATTGAATTTGGGTCTCAGGCCAATCTGCTCTCCTATATGCTGGCCACCAATATCATCTCCCGCCGCATCCACCAGGCCTATGTCCGTCAAGCGGAAACCTATCTTCAGTCCAAAAATCCCAGTGATCGCCCCCGCCCCCTGGTGATCACCATTGAAGAAGCCCATCGTTTCCTAGAGCCTGGCACTGTAAAGCAAACTATTTTTGGGATCATTGCCCGGGAAATGCGGAAATATTACGTCACGCTCTTGGTGGTGGATCAACGTCCCTCTGGGATTGACAGTGAAGTGATGTCTCAAATTGGGACGCGGATTACTGCCCTACTCAATGATGAAAAGGATATAGAGGCAATTTTCACGGGGGTATCCGGCGGGCAAAGTTTGCGGGCCGTCTTGGCTAAATTGGACTCGAAACAACAGGCTTTAGTCTTGGGTCATGCCGTACCGATGCCAGTGGTGATTCGGACGCGGCCCTATGATGTCCAGTTTTATCAAGAAATGGGAGACATGGCCTGGTCAGACTTATCAACTCCAGCACTCCTGCAACTGGCCGAAACCGCTAAATCCGATCTTGGTCTTTAG